In Dioscorea cayenensis subsp. rotundata cultivar TDr96_F1 chromosome 9, TDr96_F1_v2_PseudoChromosome.rev07_lg8_w22 25.fasta, whole genome shotgun sequence, a genomic segment contains:
- the LOC120269395 gene encoding phenylalanine N-monooxygenase-like, producing MEVTFSLATAAGVLTGLLPVMVLVTATFFFVLFYSQNPNEHGKDGGSGAGVGAGLPPGPAALPIVGSLLMMLWRKPHFRWVLRKAEGKDITCIRLGNVHVIVVNSPELAREFLKKNDAVFASRPKTMATEYSGRCFFSVVFTPWCDQWKKMRRVMVSQVLNHQQFQKMAKMRVEEADNLVQYIQHQSKAGEEINLRKTLRYYTGTIIRRMLFGCRHFGKGAKDGVPGPGEEELEHVEAAFTVLSLIYSFCASDFIPSLRILDIDGHEKTMKKAINVINKYHDPIIEKRVQQWRSNGGVNGEPENILDVFISLKDDEGKPLLRIEEIKAQSAELIFVTVDNPSNTVEWAMAEMLNQPDILWKAIDELDRVIGPHRLVEESDFPNLPYLRACAREALRLHPIAPFNVPHVSSIDTTVAGFFIPKGSQVLLSRVGLGRNPKIWEDSMRFNPDRHLNEKNVDLAEPELRFISFSTGRRGCIGGQLGTAMTYMLLARVLHTFTWSLPAGEGPVNLSEEESSLFINKPLHALAKPRLAFLEHY from the exons ATGGAAGTCACATTTTCTTTAGCCACTGCTGCCGGAGTTCTCACCGGACTTCTCCCGGTTATGGTGCTGGTAACCGCCACCTTCTTCTTCGTTCTCTTCTATTCACAAAATCCTAATGAGCATGGAAAAGATGGTGGTAGTGGTGCTGGTGTTGGTGCTGGTTTACCACCAGGTCCCGCAGCCTTACCAATTGTTGGAAGCCTTCTGATGATGCTTTGGAGGAAGCCACATTTCCGGTGGGTCCTTCGAAAAGCCGAAGGCAAAGACATTACTTGCATTCGCCTAGGAAATGTCCATGTTATCGTTGTTAACTCACCAGAGCTTGCTAGAGAGTTTTTAAAGAAGAACGATGCCGTCTTCGCCTCCCGGCCTAAAACAATGGCTACCGAATACTCCGGTAGGTGTTTCTTCTCTGTCGTCTTCACTCCATGGTGTGATCAATGGAAGAAGATGAGACGAGTGATGGTCTCACAGGTACTCAACCATCAACAATTCCAAAAGATGGCGAAAATGCGCGTGGAAGAGGCCGATAACCTTGTTCAGTATATTCAGCATCAAAGCAAAGCCGGAGAAGAGATTAATCTCCGAAAAACTCTTCG ATATTATACTGGAACTATCATAAGGAGGATGCTGTTTGGATGTCGGCATTTTGGAAAGGGAGCAAAAGACGGCGTGCCGGGGCCGGGAGAAGAGGAGTTGGAGCACGTAGAGGCTGCATTCACTGTGCTCTCATTGATCTATTCATTTTGTGCATCAGATTTCATACCAAGTTTGAGAATTTTGGATATTGACGGTCATGAGAAAACCATGAAGAAAGCCATAAATGTGATCAATAAATATCATGATCCTATTATTGAAAAGAGAGTGCAACAATGGAGGAGCAATGGTGGTGTTAATGGTGAGCCAGAGAACATTCTTGATGTGTTCATCTCTCTCAAAGATGATGAAGGAAAGCCTCTCTTAAGGATTGAAGAAATTAAGGCACAATCTGCT GAGCTCATCTTTGTAACGGTGGACAACCCGTCAAACACAGTGGAATGGGCGATGGCCGAGATGCTCAACCAGCCAGATATTCTCTGGAAAGCCATCGATGAGCTCGACCGTGTCATCGGCCCTCACCGCCTTGTTGAAGAGTCTGACTTCCCCAACCTCCCCTACTTGAGGGCATGTGCCCGTGAAGCTCTTCGTCTCCACCCCATTGCACCCTTCAACGTTCCCCATGTCTCTTCCATTGACACCACCGTCGCCGGCTTCTTCATCCCTAAGGGCAGCCAGGTCCTCCTAAGCCGTGTCGGACTTGGCCGGAACCCTAAAATTTGGGAAGATTCGATGAGATTCAACCCTGACCGGCACCTTAATGAGAAGAATGTGGATCTAGCTGAGCCGGAGCTCCGGTTCATATCGTTTTCCACCGGCCGGAGAGGGTGCATAGGGGGACAGTTGGGGACCGCAATGACGTATATGTTGTTAGCTAGAGTTTTGCATACGTTTACGTGGAGCTTGCCTGCCGGTGAAGGGCCGGTGAACCTCTCAGAGGAGGAAAGTAGTCTCTTTATTAATAAACCTTTGCATGCCCTTGCTAAGCCAAGGTTGGCTTTTTTAGAGCATTATTAA
- the LOC120269436 gene encoding tryptophan N-monooxygenase CYP79A68-like: protein MAKMLNQPDILWKAIDELDRVIGPHRLVEESDFPNLPYLRACAREALRLHPIAPFNVPHVSSIDTTVAGFFIPKGSQVLLRCVGLGRNPKIWEDSMRFNPDRHLNEKNVDLADLEL, encoded by the coding sequence ATGGCCAAGATGCTCAACCAGCCAGATATTCTCTGGAAAGCCATCGATGAGCTTGATCGTGTCATCGGCCCTCACCGCCTTGTTGAAGAGTCTGACTTCCCCAACCTCCCCTACTTGAGGGCATGTGCCCGTGAAGCTCTTCGTCTCCACCCCATTGCACCCTTCAACGTTCCTCATGTCTCCTCCATTGACACCACCGTCGCCGGCTTCTTCATCCCTAAGGGCAGCCAGGTCCTCCTAAGATGTGTCGGACTTGGCCGGAACCCTAAAATTTGGGAAGATTCGATGAGATTCAACCCCGACCGGCACCTTAATGAGAAGAATGTGGATCTAGCTGATCTGGAGCTCTAG
- the LOC120268677 gene encoding valine N-monooxygenase 1-like codes for MRGKEVDNLVWYIQYQSKVGEEINLRKTLRYYTGTIIRRMMFGCRHFGKGAKDGVPGPGEEELEHVEAAFTLLSLIYSFCASDFIPSLRIFDIDGHEKIMKKAINVINKYHDPIIEKRVQQWRSNGGVNGEPEDILDVFISLKDDEGNPLLRIEKN; via the exons ATGCGTGGCAAAGAGGTCGATAATCTTGTTTGGTATATTCAATATCAAAGCAAAGTCGGAGAAGAGATTAATCTCCGAAAAACTCTTCG ATATTATACTGGAACCATCATAAGGAGGATGATGTTTGGATGTCGGCATTTTGGAAAGGGAGCCAAAGACGGCGTGCCAGGGCCAGGAGAGGAGGAGTTGGAACACGTAGAGGCTGCATTCACTCTGCTTTCATTGATCTATTCATTTTGTGCATCAGATTTCATACCAAGTTTGAGAATTTTTGATATTGATGGCCAtgagaaaataatgaagaaagCGATAAATGTGATCAATAAATATCATGATCCTATTATTGAAAAGAGAGTGCAACAATGGAGGAGCAATGGTGGTGTTAATGGTGAGCCAGAGGACATACTTGATGTGTTCATCTCTCTCAAAGATGATGAAGGAAATCCTCTCTTAaggattgaaaaaaattaa